Genomic segment of Vallitalea longa:
AGAGGGGGATTTCAATTGAAATATATTAAAGGATTTACATATGGTTTTATGAGTAATAAAGGAGATTTCTTGAAGTACGAAGCAAAACAATCAATGAGATTGTTAAAAGAGCGAACCAATGTCAATACTGTCATCATTGCTCTAGCTGCATTGCAAGATACTGCTCAATCAATTGAAATTGATTATACAGGAAATCATATGGTTAGCGATGAAGAATTGATAGAAATGATTGCATATGCTAAGAAGTTAGGATTAGAAGTAATATTAAAACCTACTGTTAATGTGAAAGATGGGACATGGCGAGCTTATATCAATTTCTTTGATATGGATGCTCCTTGTGAACCAAAATGGAGTGATTGGTTTAGAAGTTATACCGAATATCAACTTCATTATGCAGCAATTGCAGAAAAAACTAAATGTATGATGATAATTATAGGTTGTGAAATGGTACAAACCGAAAGACGTGAAAGAGAGTGGAGAAAACTTATCCAAGATGTAAGAAATGAATATAAAGGACTAATCACTTATAATACGGATAAATACCAAGAAGATCATGTTAAGTGGTGGGATGCATTAGATGTCATATCTTCTAGTGGCTATTATCCAATTAATGATTTTGATAATCAATTAGACAGAATCGAACAAGTTATATATAAATATAATAAGCCATTCTTTTTTGCTGAGACTGGATGTCCTAGCAGAAAGGGTTCTTCTTATGAACCAAATAATTGGAAGCTTGTTGGCGATGTGGATTTACAAGAACAGGAAGAATATTATAGAGTATTATTTGATAAAACAAAGCTAAGAAAATGGATAAATGGTTTTGGACTATGGGACTGGAGTACGTTATTATATAAAGAGGAAGAAGCAGTACTTGATGATGGATATAATGTTTTTGGAAAACCTGCTGAAAAAGTTATCAAGGAGAATTATTCACTTTGATTTATGTAAAAACTATTAATTAAACAAAAATACTTAGACAGTAATCTATCTAAGTATTTTTCCCTTTATATTCAACCATATTATTTTATAATATTTTGAAAGATATTAATTAGTAATCGGTTTAGATATCTTTTTTATGATATATATGAATATTATAAATTCTACTATTATTACTACATAGCTTATTAATAAACTTTCTGTCAATCCATATGTTATGAAGGCTATAAAAGATATTAGCCCAGAAATTAATGCATATGGTAGTTGCGATGTGAAATGTGCATCAAGCTTTGCTTGAGCACCTGTGGCTGACAGGACAGTTGTATCACTAATAGGTGAACAATGATCTCCTAAAATAGCACCACTTAAGACAGCGGCCATAGCAGGTAACATAAGTGCAGGACTGCTTACAGCTAATATTTTACCAGCAATAGGTAATAATAGACCGAACGTTCCCCAGCTGGTACCAGTCATAAATGCAATGAAACCTCCAATTAAAAACATGATAGGTATCAATAAACTAGGATTTATTTGTGACTTGACTATCCAGTCAGCTAGATATTGACCAGTATTAAGTTTATCAATAACTTCAACTAATGTCCAAGCGGTTATTAAAATGATTGAGGCAGGAAGCATTGAGCCTATTCCTGTTTTAGCGGCACGTAGAAGATGTTTGAAAGAGACTTCTCTAGTAGATACAGCAAATATAATAGCTATAACTGTAGTTATAACAGAACCCCTAAATAATGGAAGAGTAATATCAACAGTAAGCATTTTGCTAATGTCCCAATTTGCATCGTAGAGCATCCCGCCTAGAATTAAAACGATTAATGAAATGATCGTAATTATTAATGCCCACTTTGAGCCTTTATTAGTTACGGGTTTTACATGGGATATGTTTTCGGCTGATTGAGAGCAACTTATGTCATTATTTTTCTCTGCATTTATTTCATAAGTTTTCATTTTTCCTATATTAATATTGAACTTAATAACTATGAATACCATAATAAGTGCAACAATCGCATAGAACTGCATAGGAATCATCTGCCAGTAAGCCCCAGTCCCTGTAGTTACTGTATAATTTTCATTTTTGAAAACGTCAGTAAGAATACCGATTATATATGCTCCCCATGTTGATATAGGTAATAAAATAACAACAGGAGCACTTGTTGAGTCGATGATATAGGATAGTTTAGCACGACTGATACTGTAACGGTCTGTGATAGGTTTAGATACTTCACCTATAACTAGAGCATTAAAGTAGTCATCAATAAAAATTACAATTCCTAATAACCATGCAACAATTTGAGCTGCTTTTTTATTTTTTATTTTTGATACAGCAAAATCAGCAAAAGCTTTTGTAGAGTTAGTTATTGTTAATAATGTGGTTATAATACCAAGTAACAATAAAAATCCAACAATGGGCATATGCCATGAAAAATCAGTTATGATATCCCAAATAGTTGTACCTATGTATGAAATACTTTCTAGTACATTAAAACTATGTGCAATCAGTGAACCAATGAGTATACCTACTGATAGTGACATAATAACTTTTTTAGTTATAATAACTAAAATAATCATTATTAATGCTGGTACTAAACTTAATAATAGTTCCATAGAATCCTCCTAATAATTTTATAAAAAAGTGCAACAATTAAAAAGACAATAGTCAACACTATTGTCTGAAATATATCTTATTCAATAGCGCCTTCACTACATTAAGTAGCGAGAGTGATAAGTCTATTAAACTTAACTCCAACATTATCTTCTGGTAAAAAAATAATGCTTCGGCAGATCATCCTTTCATCATATATCATAGCTTACCTAGCTCAATATGAGTACTATTAATCACTGCGCCTCTATTATACGTATTCTATTGTCAGTATTGAATTATACAGGAGTACGAAGTACTGTGTCAAGTGATAATTATGGTTTTGTATTAATTTATAGTAGAAATATATTACAATATTAAAATTGTTTTATTTTTTAGTATTTTCTTTATTTTCTATATCATATATTTTTATTAATTCATTGACTGCATCATCTATATTGCCAGAATCAATTTCATAATCAAATGTACCGTAATATTTCTTCCATTTTTTATACATAGGATCATAATAATTATCCAGAAGAAGCCCTACAAAATCATATAGATTATTATCATTGAGGTATTCTTTCATAGTATTAAAGTCATTATTTGACATATATGGTTTTATGGAGTCCAAAGAATTATTAATGAAGGAAAGATTATCTTTAACAGAACCACTATTGTTCATATAATCATCTAGCAGCCTTTTTATCCGTATATCTTTGTCTAAATTAACAAGAACGTGAATCCCTGTCTTTATGTGATTGATAGCGAAAGAGGGAACAATTCGTTTACCTATCTTAGTACTTTCTGCTTCAACGAACACAAGCGAATCTTTGAAACATATAGTCTTATCGTAAACATTAGCTTCAAAAACTTTTTGTGGAGGTTGTTCCCCAAGACCTACTCCTCCAAAAGCAGAACCACGGTGATTAGCTAATCCTTCAAGATCAAGGACTGGCATTTCTTTCTTTTCTAGAGCTTTCAATAATAGAGTTTTGCCACATCCTGTATAACCATGTAATACTATATAGGGTGATGGGATTTTAGTTCTTTTTTCAAACTCTTTCAATACGTAAGTTCTGTATGCTTTGTATCCGCCTTCTAATTGGTAAGCAGGTAAGTTCATCAGAGACATAACTGTAGCTATAGATTTGCTTCTAAGGCCACCTCTCCAGCAAAAAATAATTATCTTACTATAACCTTTTCCTATTTGTTTGATTTTTTTATAGATTTCAGGTAATTTGTGAGAAGCTATTTCGAATCCTTCTTCTTTGGCAGTCAATTTATTTACATTAACATAAGTATCTCCAAGATAAGCTCTTTCATCATTATTGAATATGGGTATATTGATAGCTCCAGGTATAGTTCCTTCTTCATATTCTTTAGTGGTTCTTACATCTATAAATATAACTCTATCCATATTTAAGCATTTATCAATAGATATGGTTTCCATTGTGATTTCCTCTTTTCGAAAGATTATTGTTTGCGCCTATAAAAACATTGATTAGTAATAATGTCTATATTATAATAAGGTGTATAATTTATTAAAATTTCTTTTACACTATAGTATACAGTAATATTATAATAAATTTCAATGATAAATATATAAAATTAATTGGTATATTTATATTATTTAACTTTTATATCAAAGGGCTTAATACATTTATACTAATAAAAAAGGATATGAGAATTTATATTACATATGATGTGTTTGCATAACATATCAATCTATACTATAATTTAAGCATTCAATTGAAAAATTAAAATAACAAATTATTTGCTATATATCAGGAGGGCGTAAAATGAATGTCTACGAAAAATCACTAAAACTACATGAAGAAAAAAAAGGTAAGATTGAAATTAATTCAAAAGTACAAGTTACTAATAAAGAAGAATTAAGTCTTGCATATTCACCAGGTGTTGCTGAGCCTTGCAGAAAGATTGTAGAGGATGAAAAGAATATATATAAATATACATCCAAAGGTAATATGGTAGCAGTTATCACTGATGGTTCAGCAGTTCTTGGTTTGGGTAATATTGGACCGAAAGCTGCATTACCTGTTATGGAAGGAAAATCAATTCTTTTTAAGAATTTCGCTAATGTGGATTCTTTCCCATTATGTCTTGATACTCAAGATACTAATGAGATAATTAATATATGTAAAAATCTGGCACCTTCTCTTGGAGGTATCAATCTTGAGGATATATCAGCACCAAGATGTGTTGAAATCGAAAGAAGATTAAAAGAAGAACTTGATATTCCTGTATTCCATGATGATCAACATGGTACAGCAATTATTGTGACAGCTGCGTTACTGAATGCTTGCAAATTGACTAAGAAAGATCCAAAAGAATTGAAAGTCGTTGTTAGTGGAGCTGGAGCAGCTGGCAGCTCTATTGTACGTATGATCCATAATTATGGTGTAGGAGATATCATTTCTGTTGATATAGATGGAATCATCAATTCAAAACGTGAGAATTTGGATTTTCTACAAAAAGAGATACTTGTTATTACTAATAAAAATGATGTAGAAGGTAATTTGGCAGATGCAATGAAAAATGCCGATGTATTTGTTGGTGTATCCGCTGGTAACATTGTTTCAAAAGAAATGATAGAATCCATGAATGATAACCCATTCGTATTCGCAATGGCTAATCCTGAACCAGAAATCACTCCTGAAAAGGCTAGAGAAGCGGGTGCTAGAATTATAGGTACAGGAAGAAGTGATTATCCTAATCAGATAAATAATGTACTGGCTTTTCCTGGTATATTTAGAGGAGCTCTTGATATTGGAGCTATGCAGATAAATGAAGAAATGAAATTAGCTGCTGCATATGCTATTGCAGGTGTCATTGATGAAAATGAACTCAGAGAAGATTATATCGTACCTTCGCCATTTGATGAACGTGTAGTCAATGCCGTAGCAGAGGCTGTAGCTAAGAAGGCAATAGAAACTGATATAGTAAGAAAATAACAGAAAAAATACTATATTGATGTATCAATGAGTTTTTAATCGCCTTTTTACATGAATTATTGAAATGTGTAAATTAGGTATATAATGATTAATACGTAAATAATAAATGAAAAGGTGAAAATTATGAGAGAAAATAGAAAAAGCATAGGAGATGCAGTTTATAGTACTTTATATAAAAATATAATTAACATGACTTTACTACCTGGAACGATTATGAGCGAAAAGGATATATCTGCTAGGATGGAAGTAAGTAGAACACCTGTCAGAGAAGCATTTATAAAACTATCAAAAGATGGTCTTGTATATATAGTACCCCAGAAAGGAACAATTGTATCTAAAATAGATATGAAAAGAGTTGAAGAAGAAAGATTTTTACGAGAGATTCTAGAGTGTGGAGTTTTGGAGCTATTTATGAAATGTAAAACAGAAGATAGCATTTATAAGATGAAAAAGAATCTAGAAAAGCAGAAAGATGCTCTTGAGAAAAAGGAATACGATAAATTCATGGAATATGATAATATGTTCCATAAGATTACTTTTGATGAGACCAATAAAAACATGTGCTGGAATATTATAGAAAATGCTTCTGGACATTATTATAGAATTAGATTGATCACAGCTTGGATGGAAGATATATCTATTAATGTTATAGAACAGCATCAGGAACTGATTGATAGAATTGTCGATAATGACTATGAATCAGCAAAAAAGATATTGAAACATCATATTAGGAAAATAATTATTGAAGAAGATGAAGTTTTCGAAAAATATCCAGAATACTTTAAAGCCATAGATGATGATAATATTTTTGGTGATAATCTATTTTCAGATTTGAAAAATAAATAAAATCATATATTCATGTAACATATATATAAAGTTTTTGATTGTTAACATAAAGTTCAACGATTAAAGGCTTTTTTTACTAGCTAATATACTATTGACACTACCATACAAGTATGATACCATGAATTTATCAATTACTCAACTTTTCCAGTTCAATATTCTATGCAGGTAAGTTGATTAACGGTGGAAAAGTTGAGTCAACAATAATATATAAAAAGGTGGTAAAAATTATATGAAAATGTCATTTAGGTGGTATGGTACGGGACATGACTCGGTAACTCTAAAAAATATTCAGCAGATCCCTGGAATAAAAGGAGTAATCACAACTTTATATGATTTGCCTGCGGGAGAAGAGTGGTCGAGAGAACGAATTCAAGCTATGAATAATGAAGTTAGAAACGGTGGTTTAGAGATATATGGTATAGAAAGTGTTAACATCCATGATGCAATCAAAATTGGGTTGCCTGAGAGAGATGAATATATTGAAAGATACATAAATACACTCAAGAATCTATCAGATGAAGGTATTAACATGGTATGCTATAATTTCATGCCTGTTTTTGACTGGACACGTACTGATTTAGCTAAATTAAGAAATGATGGTTCTACTGTATTGGCATATGACCAGAATGTTATTGACAACATTCAACCTGATAAGATGTTCGAGAGTTTTGGACAGAGTACTAATGGATTCGAACTTCCAGGATGGGAACCTGAAAGAATGGCTAAAGTTAAAGAGCTTTTTGAAATGTACAAAGATGTTGATGAGAAAAAGCTATTCGAGAATCTAAAATATTTTCTTAATGCCATAATGCCTACTTGTGAAAAATATGGTGTAAAGATGGCAATACATCCAGATGATCCAGGATGGAGTGTATTCGGGTTGCCAAGAATCATCATTAATCAAGATACTATACAACGTATGGTAAAAGAAGTGGACAGTCCATATAATGGTGTTACTCTCTGTACAGGTTCATTAGGAACTAATCCTAATAATAATATACCAGAAATCATTCGTTCCCTTGAAGGTAGAATACACTTTGCACATATTAGAAACATGAAGCATGAAAGTAAGGGCGTATTCGAAGAAGCGGCACATCTATCTTCTGACGGTTCTATGGATATGTTTGAAATCGTGAAAGCTCTATACGATATAGGATTTGATGGACCAGCTCGTCCGGATCATGGTAGAATGATATGGGATGAAGTTGCTATGCCGGGTTATGGTTTGTATGATAGAGCTCTTGGAAGTCAATATATATTAGGACTATGGGAAGCAATAGGAAAGATGAGTAAGTAATAAAAAATCAATTTAATGGAGTGTGATATTATGAAGCTTTCTATTAATGAGCTAAAAAATAAAGAATTATGGGAACAAAAGGGGTATACACTTCCTTCTTTTAATATTGAAGAAGTTAGACAGAATACAAAAAAGAATCCAACATGGCTACATCTTGGAGCCGGGAATATATTTAGGGCTTTTCCAGCAGCTGTACATCAAGATTTATTAAATGAAGGTTTATGTGATACAGGAATCATTGTGTGTGAAGCTTTTGATGAAGAAATCATAGAAAAAGCTTATGCGCCATATGATAACCTTAGTATACTAGCTACTCTAAAAAGCGATGGACACATAGATAAAAAAGTCATAGCGAGTGTTACTGAATCTATAGAAGCCAGTAAAGGTATGGATAGATTAGTTGAGATATTTGAATCACCTTCATTACAGATGGTTAGTTTCACTATAACAGAAAAAGGTTATTCATTGACTAATGCTAAAGGGGAATATTTTCCTGATGTTGATAATGAACTAAATAATTTCATTGAAAATCCAAAAAGTATTATAGGTAGAGTTGCAATGCTTAGTTATAAGAGGTATCTAGCAGGCAAATTGCCTGTATCATTCGTAAGCATGGATAATTGTAGTCAGAATGGTACTAAATTATATGATGCAGTTAGTGCTTTTGTAGATAAGTGGGTAGAAAAAGGATTTGTTGGTGAAGATTTCAGAGAGTATATGAACAATTCTGAATATGTCTATTTTACTTGGAGTATGATAGATAAGATTACTCCTAGACCAAGTGATGATGTAAGAGAAATATTAGCAAATGATGGAATTGAAGATACTGAAATTGTATGTACCAGTAAAAATACATATGTTTCTTCCTTTGTCAATGCTGAACAAGCACAATACTTAGCTATAGAAGATAGATTTCCTAATGAAAGACCTCCTCTAGAAAAAGGCGGAGTGATGTTTTCCGATAGGGAAACCATCGATAAAATAGAGAAGATGAAGGTAGGTACTTGCCTTAATCCTTTACATACTATCTTAGCTGTATATGGGTGCTTGTTAGGGTATAATTCCATATCGGATGAAATGAATAATAAATATCTTAAGGCATTTGTTGAGAAAGCAGGATATGTAGAAGGGTTACCTGTTGTAGTTGATCCAGGTATCATCAATCCTAATGATTTCATTAAAGAAGTTATTGAAGAACGTTTTCCTAATCCATTCCTAAAAGATACACCACAGAGGATTGCTTGTGATACATCTCAGAAGATACCAGTTAGATTCGGTGAAACTCTAAAGGCATATGTAGAAGCGGGTAAAGATGTATCATCATTAACTTATATCCCATTATTCTTTGCCGGATGGATAAGATATCTTATGGGTGTTGATGATAAGGGAAACAGTTTTACCAAGAGTCCTGATCCAATGCTTGATGTGTATAGTAAATATGTTGAGGATATTGAATTAGGAGATAAAGGACCATTTGCTGATAAACTGAAACCTATATTATCAGATGATAAATTATTTGGTGTGGATTTATATAAATATAATTTAGCTGAAAAAGTTGTCAAGATATTTACAGAACTTGTAGTTGGAGTAGGTGCCATAGAAGATGCACTTAAGAAATATTTAGATATTTGATTTTACAATTTAATATAATTTAATTTGTGGATAATTTTTATTGTAATGATAAAAATTATCCTTTTTTTAAAATAAGTACTATACTTTATATTTCTATGGAAATTATTTAGAAAATTAGTGATATGGGTATTGACAAAAAATAAACACGGGCATATAATATTAGCAAATAACTATATAAGAATATTATTATATACTTAAAGGAGGATTACTAATGAAGATTGATAGTATGGAAGTTAATGTGCTTAAGGCATTGGCTCATCCTGTAAGACTAGAGATAGTAAAAAAATTATTTAATGGAGAACGTTGTGTATGTGAACTATGTGATGATAACGAGTATTCTCAAGCAAATATGTCCCAACATCTAAAACTTCTGAAAGATGCTGATATAGTAACTACAAGAAAAGATGGTAATAAAGTTATCTATACTATTAAGCACAGTGAAGTTAAAGAAATCATTACATTAGTTGACAGATTGGTTAGGACAGAAATTGACAGATTGTTAAATGGAGAGGAATAGACATGTTTAATTGGTTAGATTATTTAGCAAAACTACTGGTAACTCAAGTTTTTGGCTTGGAAATGGAAAGTAAATTAGGGAGTAGTATACACTTTTTTGTATATGATACTATAAAAATTGTTATTCTATTAAGTATAATGATATTTGTAATTTCGTATATAAGAAGTTATTTCCCACCAGAAAAAACTAAGAGGATTCTGGCTAAATTTAAAGGTATAAAGGGTAATATTATGGCATCATTACTAGGAATAGTAACTCCATTTTGTTCATGTTCTTCAGTGCCTATATTTATAGGATTTGTTGAAGCAGGAGTACCTCTTGGACTTACATTTTCTTTTCTGATTACTTCACCGATTGTTAATGAAGCGGCATTTATTATCTTATTAGGATTATTCGGGTGGAAACTAGCTGTTGTATATGTTATTACAGGTGTTATAGTAGGAGTTCTTGGTGGACTTATAATAGGAAAAATGAAAATGGAGAAGCATGTTGAAGAATATGTGTATAAAATGGATGTAGCACAGATTGATCCAGATGAATTAACTATTAATGAAAGAATTTCATTTTCATTACAGAATGTTAAAGATATAGTTAAAAGAATATGGTTGTTCTTAATAATTGGTATAGGAATAGGAGCTGCTATACATGGATGGGTTCCGGAAGATTTCTTGGCTCAGTATGCAGGCGAGAATAATCCTTTTGCTGTAATACTTGCTGTAGCATGTGGAATCCCACTTTATTCTAATGCAATGGGCACAATACCTATAGCACAGGCACTTATAGGTAAAGGTGTGGGAACAGGTACAGCACTTGCATTTATGATGGCGGTAACAGCATTATCCGCACCTGAATTAATTTTACTTAGAAAAGTAATAAAGCCCAAATTAATAGTTTGGTTTGTAATAGTAACAGGTATAGGAATATTATTGACAGGCTATTTATTTAATTTCATTGGGCATTTATTAATGTAATATTATAAATTCTACAAAAATATGGAGGTAATACAAATGTTAATAAAAATACTTGGAGGCGGTTGTAAAAATTGCCAGAATCTGCATAAGAATACACTAGAAGCACTAGAGACTCTAGGTGTAGAAGCAGAAGTAGTAAAGGTAGAGGAGATTAATGATATTATGGCATATGGTGTTATGAAGACACCTGCGCTAGTAATTGATGAGGAAGTAAAAGTCATGGGACGTGTACCAAAGGCAAAAGAAATAACTAAGATTCTAAAAGAGTATATTTAACTATATATAACTATATATCACTATATTTGTTCATAGAGTATTAAGTAACCATAGTATATAAAAAGTACTTACAATTGCTAATAGTTATAAAAACTTGATAAAATCCCAAAGTTAGTGTATAATGAATAATACTGGATGAGTAGAAGTAAAAAAT
This window contains:
- a CDS encoding glycoside hydrolase family 113, encoding MKYIKGFTYGFMSNKGDFLKYEAKQSMRLLKERTNVNTVIIALAALQDTAQSIEIDYTGNHMVSDEELIEMIAYAKKLGLEVILKPTVNVKDGTWRAYINFFDMDAPCEPKWSDWFRSYTEYQLHYAAIAEKTKCMMIIIGCEMVQTERREREWRKLIQDVRNEYKGLITYNTDKYQEDHVKWWDALDVISSSGYYPINDFDNQLDRIEQVIYKYNKPFFFAETGCPSRKGSSYEPNNWKLVGDVDLQEQEEYYRVLFDKTKLRKWINGFGLWDWSTLLYKEEEAVLDDGYNVFGKPAEKVIKENYSL
- a CDS encoding Na+/H+ antiporter NhaC family protein yields the protein MELLLSLVPALIMIILVIITKKVIMSLSVGILIGSLIAHSFNVLESISYIGTTIWDIITDFSWHMPIVGFLLLLGIITTLLTITNSTKAFADFAVSKIKNKKAAQIVAWLLGIVIFIDDYFNALVIGEVSKPITDRYSISRAKLSYIIDSTSAPVVILLPISTWGAYIIGILTDVFKNENYTVTTGTGAYWQMIPMQFYAIVALIMVFIVIKFNINIGKMKTYEINAEKNNDISCSQSAENISHVKPVTNKGSKWALIITIISLIVLILGGMLYDANWDISKMLTVDITLPLFRGSVITTVIAIIFAVSTREVSFKHLLRAAKTGIGSMLPASIILITAWTLVEVIDKLNTGQYLADWIVKSQINPSLLIPIMFLIGGFIAFMTGTSWGTFGLLLPIAGKILAVSSPALMLPAMAAVLSGAILGDHCSPISDTTVLSATGAQAKLDAHFTSQLPYALISGLISFIAFITYGLTESLLISYVVIIVEFIIFIYIIKKISKPITN
- the mnmH gene encoding tRNA 2-selenouridine(34) synthase MnmH, with product METISIDKCLNMDRVIFIDVRTTKEYEEGTIPGAINIPIFNNDERAYLGDTYVNVNKLTAKEEGFEIASHKLPEIYKKIKQIGKGYSKIIIFCWRGGLRSKSIATVMSLMNLPAYQLEGGYKAYRTYVLKEFEKRTKIPSPYIVLHGYTGCGKTLLLKALEKKEMPVLDLEGLANHRGSAFGGVGLGEQPPQKVFEANVYDKTICFKDSLVFVEAESTKIGKRIVPSFAINHIKTGIHVLVNLDKDIRIKRLLDDYMNNSGSVKDNLSFINNSLDSIKPYMSNNDFNTMKEYLNDNNLYDFVGLLLDNYYDPMYKKWKKYYGTFDYEIDSGNIDDAVNELIKIYDIENKENTKK
- a CDS encoding NAD(P)-dependent malic enzyme, which translates into the protein MNVYEKSLKLHEEKKGKIEINSKVQVTNKEELSLAYSPGVAEPCRKIVEDEKNIYKYTSKGNMVAVITDGSAVLGLGNIGPKAALPVMEGKSILFKNFANVDSFPLCLDTQDTNEIINICKNLAPSLGGINLEDISAPRCVEIERRLKEELDIPVFHDDQHGTAIIVTAALLNACKLTKKDPKELKVVVSGAGAAGSSIVRMIHNYGVGDIISVDIDGIINSKRENLDFLQKEILVITNKNDVEGNLADAMKNADVFVGVSAGNIVSKEMIESMNDNPFVFAMANPEPEITPEKAREAGARIIGTGRSDYPNQINNVLAFPGIFRGALDIGAMQINEEMKLAAAYAIAGVIDENELREDYIVPSPFDERVVNAVAEAVAKKAIETDIVRK
- a CDS encoding GntR family transcriptional regulator; the protein is MRENRKSIGDAVYSTLYKNIINMTLLPGTIMSEKDISARMEVSRTPVREAFIKLSKDGLVYIVPQKGTIVSKIDMKRVEEERFLREILECGVLELFMKCKTEDSIYKMKKNLEKQKDALEKKEYDKFMEYDNMFHKITFDETNKNMCWNIIENASGHYYRIRLITAWMEDISINVIEQHQELIDRIVDNDYESAKKILKHHIRKIIIEEDEVFEKYPEYFKAIDDDNIFGDNLFSDLKNK
- the uxuA gene encoding mannonate dehydratase; translated protein: MKMSFRWYGTGHDSVTLKNIQQIPGIKGVITTLYDLPAGEEWSRERIQAMNNEVRNGGLEIYGIESVNIHDAIKIGLPERDEYIERYINTLKNLSDEGINMVCYNFMPVFDWTRTDLAKLRNDGSTVLAYDQNVIDNIQPDKMFESFGQSTNGFELPGWEPERMAKVKELFEMYKDVDEKKLFENLKYFLNAIMPTCEKYGVKMAIHPDDPGWSVFGLPRIIINQDTIQRMVKEVDSPYNGVTLCTGSLGTNPNNNIPEIIRSLEGRIHFAHIRNMKHESKGVFEEAAHLSSDGSMDMFEIVKALYDIGFDGPARPDHGRMIWDEVAMPGYGLYDRALGSQYILGLWEAIGKMSK
- a CDS encoding mannitol dehydrogenase family protein, giving the protein MKLSINELKNKELWEQKGYTLPSFNIEEVRQNTKKNPTWLHLGAGNIFRAFPAAVHQDLLNEGLCDTGIIVCEAFDEEIIEKAYAPYDNLSILATLKSDGHIDKKVIASVTESIEASKGMDRLVEIFESPSLQMVSFTITEKGYSLTNAKGEYFPDVDNELNNFIENPKSIIGRVAMLSYKRYLAGKLPVSFVSMDNCSQNGTKLYDAVSAFVDKWVEKGFVGEDFREYMNNSEYVYFTWSMIDKITPRPSDDVREILANDGIEDTEIVCTSKNTYVSSFVNAEQAQYLAIEDRFPNERPPLEKGGVMFSDRETIDKIEKMKVGTCLNPLHTILAVYGCLLGYNSISDEMNNKYLKAFVEKAGYVEGLPVVVDPGIINPNDFIKEVIEERFPNPFLKDTPQRIACDTSQKIPVRFGETLKAYVEAGKDVSSLTYIPLFFAGWIRYLMGVDDKGNSFTKSPDPMLDVYSKYVEDIELGDKGPFADKLKPILSDDKLFGVDLYKYNLAEKVVKIFTELVVGVGAIEDALKKYLDI
- a CDS encoding ArsR/SmtB family transcription factor → MKIDSMEVNVLKALAHPVRLEIVKKLFNGERCVCELCDDNEYSQANMSQHLKLLKDADIVTTRKDGNKVIYTIKHSEVKEIITLVDRLVRTEIDRLLNGEE
- a CDS encoding permease, encoding MFNWLDYLAKLLVTQVFGLEMESKLGSSIHFFVYDTIKIVILLSIMIFVISYIRSYFPPEKTKRILAKFKGIKGNIMASLLGIVTPFCSCSSVPIFIGFVEAGVPLGLTFSFLITSPIVNEAAFIILLGLFGWKLAVVYVITGVIVGVLGGLIIGKMKMEKHVEEYVYKMDVAQIDPDELTINERISFSLQNVKDIVKRIWLFLIIGIGIGAAIHGWVPEDFLAQYAGENNPFAVILAVACGIPLYSNAMGTIPIAQALIGKGVGTGTALAFMMAVTALSAPELILLRKVIKPKLIVWFVIVTGIGILLTGYLFNFIGHLLM
- a CDS encoding thioredoxin family protein; the encoded protein is MLIKILGGGCKNCQNLHKNTLEALETLGVEAEVVKVEEINDIMAYGVMKTPALVIDEEVKVMGRVPKAKEITKILKEYI